The Pseudomonas sp. G2-4 genome window below encodes:
- a CDS encoding DUF6124 family protein — MFKVTPNPPQSGHKSRVQAQEEKKLEDAATRALDYYLNPQPSPPEPDKNQLFIVSPHIDTETLLANASEDLLSISTIAADLADDVDDSRRCVALAISRMADGVQLLVERALDDLENKGMAAPDAKG, encoded by the coding sequence ATGTTCAAGGTCACTCCTAATCCGCCACAAAGCGGCCACAAATCCCGCGTCCAAGCGCAGGAAGAAAAAAAGCTCGAAGACGCCGCCACCCGCGCCCTCGACTACTACCTCAACCCCCAACCCTCCCCGCCCGAACCCGACAAAAACCAGCTCTTCATCGTCTCGCCCCACATCGACACCGAAACCCTGCTGGCCAACGCCTCCGAAGACCTGCTCTCCATCAGCACCATCGCCGCCGACCTGGCCGACGACGTCGACGACTCACGCCGCTGCGTAGCCCTGGCGATCAGTCGCATGGCCGATGGGGTTCAGTTGCTGGTTGAGCGGGCGTTGGATGATCTCGAAAACAAGGGAATGGCGGCGCCTGACGCCAAGGGGTAG
- a CDS encoding helicase produces MKFRFLLWMLGWLMGKASRSNPAFQQQLGDKELVFQLQTLDGKVARHFTVKDQRITSQSGTYPTPAFSIAFKDAAYGFATMQAKNKQLAFMTGIQDQSIQIKGNPALVIWFQGLTKYLKPRKAKPKP; encoded by the coding sequence ATGAAATTTCGTTTTCTGCTGTGGATGCTGGGGTGGTTGATGGGCAAGGCCAGTCGAAGCAATCCGGCGTTCCAGCAACAGTTGGGCGATAAAGAGTTGGTGTTCCAACTGCAAACCCTGGACGGCAAAGTCGCCCGGCATTTCACCGTGAAAGACCAGCGCATCACCAGCCAGTCCGGCACCTACCCGACCCCGGCATTCTCCATCGCCTTCAAGGACGCCGCCTATGGCTTCGCCACGATGCAGGCCAAGAACAAGCAATTGGCATTCATGACGGGGATCCAGGACCAGTCGATTCAGATCAAGGGCAACCCGGCGCTGGTGATCTGGTTCCAGGGGCTGACCAAGTATTTGAAGCCGAGGAAGGCCAAGCCGAAGCCTTAA
- a CDS encoding aminoacyl-tRNA deacylase and HDOD domain-containing protein, with the protein MTDAALVPESPHAPSVIRLLLEKLGIAFDEVLDRSGLNPARKVQAVLLHDAVGALMVLFPQSQLLDLNRLAELTGRKLTAVPTDRLERMLGKHSLSLLPGLPALTSSPCLYEESLLREPKLLINSGEPGLLLEVTSEAFKTMLTKASAATFGEAVSNITPNLDRPHDDRAEITQAVQAFTARRIQQRLEETIEIPPLAETAQKIIKLRVDPDATIDDITGVVETDPALAAQVVSWAASPYYASPGKIRSVEDAIVRVLGFDLVINLALGLALGKTLSLPKDHPQHTTPYWHQSIYTAAVIEGLTRAMPRAQRPEGGLTYLSGLLHNFGYLLLAHVFPPHFSLICRHLEVNPHLCHSYVEQHLLGISREQIGSWLMRYWDMPDELATALRFQHDPHYDGEYAAYPNLVCLAVRLLRSRGIGSGPDEEIPDALLERIGLSRDKVNDVVSKVLEAEALLRELASQFSH; encoded by the coding sequence ATGACTGACGCTGCCCTCGTCCCAGAATCCCCGCACGCTCCGTCTGTTATTCGGCTGCTGCTCGAAAAACTGGGCATCGCCTTTGACGAAGTGCTTGATCGGTCGGGCTTGAACCCTGCTCGCAAAGTGCAAGCTGTCCTGCTGCACGACGCCGTTGGCGCGCTCATGGTGCTGTTTCCCCAAAGCCAGCTGCTGGACCTCAACCGCCTCGCCGAACTCACCGGGCGAAAACTCACGGCGGTGCCTACCGACCGCCTGGAGCGTATGCTCGGCAAACACAGTCTGAGTCTGCTGCCCGGCCTGCCCGCGCTGACCAGCTCCCCCTGCCTGTACGAAGAAAGCCTGCTGCGCGAGCCGAAACTGCTGATCAACTCCGGCGAGCCGGGGCTGCTGCTGGAAGTCACCAGCGAGGCCTTCAAGACCATGCTCACCAAGGCCAGCGCCGCGACGTTCGGCGAAGCCGTGAGCAACATCACCCCCAACCTGGACCGCCCGCACGACGACCGCGCGGAAATCACCCAGGCCGTCCAGGCGTTTACCGCCCGGCGCATCCAGCAACGGCTGGAAGAAACCATCGAGATTCCGCCCCTGGCCGAAACCGCCCAGAAAATCATCAAGCTGCGGGTCGACCCGGACGCGACCATCGATGACATCACCGGCGTCGTCGAAACCGACCCGGCCCTGGCCGCACAAGTGGTGAGCTGGGCGGCGTCGCCGTACTACGCCTCGCCGGGCAAGATTCGTTCGGTGGAAGACGCCATCGTGCGGGTGCTGGGCTTCGACCTGGTGATCAACCTGGCGCTGGGCCTGGCCCTGGGCAAGACCCTGAGCCTGCCCAAGGACCACCCGCAACACACCACCCCGTACTGGCACCAGTCGATCTATACCGCTGCTGTCATTGAAGGCCTGACCCGCGCCATGCCGCGCGCCCAGCGCCCTGAAGGCGGCCTGACCTACTTGTCCGGCCTGTTGCATAACTTCGGCTACCTACTACTGGCCCACGTGTTCCCACCGCACTTCTCGCTGATCTGCCGGCACCTGGAAGTCAACCCGCACCTGTGCCACAGCTACGTGGAACAGCACCTGCTCGGCATCAGTCGTGAGCAGATCGGCTCATGGTTGATGCGCTACTGGGACATGCCCGACGAACTGGCCACCGCCCTGCGCTTCCAGCACGACCCGCACTATGACGGCGAATACGCGGCTTACCCGAACCTGGTGTGCCTGGCCGTGCGCCTGCTGCGCTCGCGCGGGATCGGTTCCGGTCCGGACGAGGAGATTCCCGATGCTCTGCTCGAGCGCATAGGGCTGTCTCGGGACAAGGTCAATGACGTGGTCAGTAAAGTGCTCGAAGCCGAAGCGCTGCTGCGCGAACTGGCTTCGCAGTTCAGCCACTGA
- a CDS encoding SUMF1/EgtB/PvdO family nonheme iron enzyme: MKEFAMYKLLGAAVALSLAGLAWADEGSDKLDNPKPLPDDVSLPLPCEGQMVFRYVYILAQGTLDDREISLGYPFSEGEAGYQQSFISGYRRDFINGQFTLKDLPKDWNKTITPLMPKTDAKTPLKPMLYFIGKYEVTARQYAQVMAQAQSLASGEPAPACEALQAELPQGVAGRLPKVKLSKFEAERFSAVYSAWLMKHHKDLLPVSGRGSSAEDGGLGFVRLPTEVEWEFAARGGQAVSRQDLEGRLFPRRLEGSESDGPLADWAVFNQVAGGTGQAARLMPIGTKLPNPIGLFDVVGNAAEMVQESFQLVHAGRRQGAYGGFVVKGGNYLEGEGTLFTGMRREYPLFAADGTEQSNETTGFRVAVGALSAPRSRYKELFAQWQKEGRLASLTDAIDDADDPTKRLDSIIAASVDPRLQAELGLVNEELKRNVSLIAQQREEAAGNLIQSSALVAETVNNYNIRLTNLQNSRQVALDAKDEASAQLFATAIDNGRSALDGAVAIYIDNLATGTRYTDAVIQAQFQRIKEELERKPVLGKSLVARATLFVRHVGDYRQQKRADPAAILKELLASSAQRS, from the coding sequence GTGAAGGAATTCGCGATGTATAAGTTATTGGGCGCCGCCGTGGCGCTGAGCCTGGCCGGTCTGGCCTGGGCTGATGAAGGCAGCGACAAGCTGGACAACCCCAAGCCGTTGCCTGATGACGTCAGCCTGCCGCTGCCGTGCGAAGGGCAAATGGTGTTCCGGTACGTCTACATCCTCGCCCAAGGCACCCTGGACGACCGCGAAATCAGCCTCGGTTATCCGTTCAGCGAAGGTGAGGCTGGTTACCAGCAGTCGTTCATTTCCGGTTACCGACGGGACTTCATCAACGGCCAGTTCACCCTCAAGGATTTGCCCAAGGATTGGAACAAAACCATCACGCCGTTGATGCCCAAGACCGACGCCAAGACCCCGCTCAAGCCGATGCTGTACTTCATCGGCAAGTATGAGGTCACCGCGCGCCAGTACGCCCAGGTCATGGCCCAGGCGCAATCGCTGGCCAGTGGCGAACCGGCACCGGCCTGTGAGGCCCTGCAAGCCGAGCTGCCCCAAGGCGTGGCCGGGCGTTTGCCTAAGGTGAAGCTGTCGAAGTTCGAGGCGGAGCGCTTCTCGGCGGTGTACAGCGCCTGGCTGATGAAACACCACAAGGACCTGTTGCCGGTCAGTGGCCGCGGCTCTTCTGCCGAAGACGGCGGGTTGGGTTTCGTGCGCTTGCCGACGGAAGTCGAGTGGGAGTTCGCCGCCCGTGGCGGGCAGGCCGTGAGCCGTCAGGACCTGGAAGGGCGCCTGTTTCCCCGGCGCCTGGAAGGCAGTGAAAGTGACGGGCCGTTGGCCGATTGGGCGGTGTTCAACCAAGTCGCTGGCGGCACCGGCCAGGCGGCGCGGTTGATGCCCATCGGCACCAAGCTGCCGAACCCCATTGGTCTGTTCGACGTGGTTGGCAATGCGGCTGAAATGGTCCAGGAATCCTTCCAGTTGGTGCACGCCGGTCGCCGTCAGGGCGCCTATGGCGGCTTCGTGGTCAAGGGCGGCAACTACCTGGAAGGCGAGGGCACGCTGTTCACCGGGATGCGCCGCGAGTACCCGTTGTTCGCCGCCGACGGCACCGAACAAAGCAACGAAACCACCGGTTTTCGCGTGGCAGTCGGGGCCTTGTCGGCGCCGCGTTCGCGCTACAAGGAACTGTTCGCCCAATGGCAGAAAGAAGGTCGCCTCGCGTCCCTGACCGATGCCATCGACGACGCCGACGACCCGACCAAGCGCCTGGACAGCATCATCGCCGCCAGCGTCGACCCGCGCCTGCAAGCTGAGTTGGGGCTGGTCAACGAAGAGCTCAAGCGCAACGTCTCGCTCATCGCCCAGCAGCGCGAGGAAGCGGCGGGCAACCTGATTCAGTCCTCGGCCCTGGTGGCCGAGACCGTCAACAACTACAACATTCGCCTGACCAATCTGCAGAACAGTCGGCAGGTGGCCCTGGACGCCAAGGACGAGGCCAGCGCCCAGCTGTTTGCCACGGCCATCGACAACGGTCGCAGTGCGCTCGATGGCGCGGTGGCGATTTATATCGACAACCTGGCCACCGGCACGCGCTACACCGATGCCGTGATCCAGGCGCAGTTTCAACGCATCAAGGAAGAATTGGAGCGCAAGCCGGTACTGGGCAAGAGCCTCGTGGCGCGCGCAACGTTATTCGTTCGTCACGTCGGGGACTATCGTCAGCAAAAACGAGCCGACCCGGCGGCGATATTGAAGGAATTGCTCGCATCGAGTGCTCAGCGGTCTTGA
- a CDS encoding energy transducer TonB, with protein MITTRQKLTRYSGSLAVVLGVHALAIALALNWTSRPPIELPPQAMMVELAPVPAPPPPAPPKVVTPPQPPEPVEELPLPKLAEAEKPEISIPKPVKPKPKPQPPKPKPVEKKPEPPKETPSEKKPSDTPPTPAPTEKSAQPAPGPSPAQSAAKANWQGTLLAHLGKYKKYPLRAQQMNKEGMNRLRFVVDAEGNVLSFELVGSSGTDSLDRATLEMIRKAQPLPKPPAELLTNGTIELTAPFVYSIEKRRR; from the coding sequence ATGATCACGACGCGCCAAAAGCTGACGCGTTACAGCGGTAGCCTGGCCGTGGTGCTGGGCGTGCATGCGCTCGCCATCGCGCTGGCGCTGAACTGGACGTCACGCCCACCCATCGAATTGCCACCCCAGGCCATGATGGTCGAGCTGGCGCCGGTTCCAGCCCCGCCACCGCCTGCACCGCCGAAAGTCGTCACACCGCCGCAGCCTCCTGAACCGGTGGAAGAACTGCCGTTGCCTAAACTCGCCGAAGCAGAGAAGCCGGAGATTTCCATACCCAAACCGGTCAAGCCCAAGCCAAAGCCACAACCGCCCAAACCCAAGCCTGTGGAGAAAAAGCCGGAGCCGCCGAAGGAAACCCCGTCGGAGAAAAAGCCCAGCGACACTCCGCCGACCCCGGCACCGACCGAGAAATCCGCGCAACCGGCCCCTGGCCCGTCCCCAGCGCAATCGGCGGCCAAGGCCAATTGGCAGGGCACGCTGCTGGCGCATCTGGGCAAGTACAAAAAGTACCCGCTCCGGGCCCAGCAGATGAACAAGGAAGGCATGAACCGCCTGCGCTTCGTGGTGGATGCCGAAGGCAACGTGTTGTCATTCGAACTGGTGGGCAGCTCCGGTACGGATTCGCTGGACCGGGCCACCTTGGAAATGATCCGCAAAGCCCAACCGCTGCCCAAGCCACCGGCGGAGCTGCTGACTAACGGCACTATCGAACTGACGGCGCCGTTTGTGTATTCCATCGAGAAGCGTCGGCGCTGA
- a CDS encoding ABC transporter ATP-binding protein: protein MLDMSAVHKSRGAGSQRYSLVIPRLQLRAGEQLAVVGPSGCGKSTLLDLLALVLAPDQAGRFDFSPANAPLDIAKLWRGSQQGTLAELRSRHLGYVLQTGGLLGFLDVRGNIELSRKLLGLKDDGSVTRLAGQLDIADQLDKKPADLSVGQRQRVSCARALAHGPRLLLADEPTAALDPLNAERVMQLLVAQAREHGVCCVVATHDEALARASGLQVRRISCRRDDDGGVTATLGEAC, encoded by the coding sequence ATGCTGGACATGAGCGCAGTGCACAAAAGCCGGGGCGCCGGCAGCCAGCGCTACAGCCTGGTGATTCCACGGCTGCAACTGCGTGCCGGTGAACAACTGGCGGTGGTCGGGCCCAGCGGCTGCGGCAAAAGCACCTTGCTCGATTTGCTCGCGCTGGTGCTGGCGCCGGATCAGGCCGGGCGCTTCGACTTCAGCCCTGCCAATGCGCCGCTGGACATCGCCAAATTGTGGCGTGGGTCGCAACAGGGCACCTTGGCCGAGCTGCGCAGTCGTCACCTGGGTTATGTTCTGCAAACCGGCGGCCTGTTGGGCTTCCTGGACGTGCGCGGCAACATCGAGTTGTCGCGAAAACTGTTGGGTTTGAAGGATGACGGCAGCGTGACGCGCTTGGCTGGGCAACTGGACATTGCCGATCAACTGGACAAGAAACCAGCGGACTTGTCCGTCGGCCAGCGCCAGCGGGTCAGCTGTGCCCGGGCCCTGGCTCATGGTCCGCGACTGTTGCTGGCGGATGAACCGACCGCCGCCCTCGACCCGCTGAACGCCGAGCGTGTCATGCAATTGCTGGTAGCCCAGGCCCGTGAACACGGTGTGTGCTGCGTCGTTGCCACCCACGACGAAGCGCTGGCCCGTGCCAGCGGTTTGCAGGTGCGGCGCATCAGTTGCCGTCGTGACGACGACGGCGGTGTCACCGCCACCCTCGGGGAGGCTTGCTGA
- the recG gene encoding ATP-dependent DNA helicase RecG has protein sequence MTELSKVPVTTLKGVGEAMAEKLAKVGLENLQDLLFHLPLRYQDRTRVVPIGHLRPGQDAVIEGTVSGADVVMGRRRSLVVRLQDGTGGLSLRFYHFSNAQKESLKRGTRVRCYGEARPGASGLEIYHPEYRAITGDEPPPVDETLTPVYPLTEGLTQQRLRQLCQQTLTLLGPSSLPDWLPTELARDYHLAPLADAIRYLHHPPADADVDELALGHHWAQHRLAFEELLTHQLSQQRLRESLRSLRAPAMPKAKDLPARYLANLGFAPTGAQQRVGNEIAYDLSQPEPMLRLIQGDVGAGKTVVAALAALQALEAGYQVALMAPTEILAEQHFITFKRWLEPLGIEVAWLAGKLKGKNRIAALAQIAEGAPMVVGTHALFQDEVQFKNLALAIIDEQHRFGVQQRLALRQKGVGGRMCPHQLIMTATPIPRTLAMSAYADLDTSILDELPPGRTPVNTVLVTDTRRVEVIERVRSACAEGRQAYWVCTLIEESEELTCQAAETTYEDLTAALGELKVGLIHGRMKPVEKAAVMAEFKAGALQLLVATTVIEVGVDVPNASLMIIENPERLGLAQLHQLRGRVGRGSAASHCVLLYHPPLSQIGRQRLGIMRETNDGFVIAEKDLELRGPGEMLGTRQTGLLQFKVADLMRDADLLPAVRDAAQALLERWPDHVSPLLDRWLRHGQQYGQV, from the coding sequence ATGACTGAGCTGTCGAAGGTGCCGGTCACGACACTCAAGGGTGTCGGTGAAGCCATGGCCGAGAAGCTGGCCAAGGTTGGCCTGGAGAACCTCCAGGACCTGCTGTTCCACCTGCCGCTGCGTTATCAGGATCGCACCCGCGTGGTGCCCATCGGCCATTTGCGTCCCGGGCAGGACGCGGTGATCGAAGGCACCGTCAGCGGCGCAGACGTAGTCATGGGCCGCCGTCGCAGCCTCGTGGTGCGCCTGCAGGACGGCACCGGCGGGCTCAGCCTGCGCTTCTATCACTTCAGCAATGCACAAAAGGAAAGCCTCAAGCGTGGCACCCGCGTGCGCTGCTACGGGGAAGCGCGGCCTGGGGCGTCCGGGCTGGAGATCTATCATCCGGAATACCGCGCCATCACCGGCGACGAGCCGCCGCCTGTGGATGAAACCCTGACCCCGGTCTATCCCCTCACCGAAGGCCTGACCCAACAACGCCTGCGCCAGCTCTGCCAGCAAACCCTGACCCTGCTGGGCCCCAGCAGCCTGCCCGACTGGCTGCCCACGGAACTGGCCCGGGATTACCACCTGGCGCCGCTGGCCGATGCGATCCGCTACCTGCACCATCCGCCGGCCGATGCCGATGTCGACGAACTTGCCCTCGGCCATCACTGGGCCCAGCACCGCCTGGCGTTCGAAGAACTGCTGACCCATCAGCTGTCGCAACAACGCCTGCGCGAAAGCCTGCGCTCCCTGCGCGCCCCGGCCATGCCCAAGGCCAAGGATCTGCCCGCCCGTTACCTGGCCAACCTGGGCTTCGCGCCCACCGGCGCCCAGCAGCGGGTCGGCAACGAAATTGCCTACGACCTGAGCCAGCCCGAGCCGATGCTGCGCCTGATCCAGGGCGACGTCGGCGCCGGCAAGACCGTGGTCGCCGCCCTCGCCGCGCTCCAGGCCCTGGAAGCGGGGTATCAAGTAGCGCTGATGGCGCCTACCGAGATCCTCGCCGAACAGCATTTCATCACCTTCAAGCGCTGGCTCGAACCCTTGGGCATCGAAGTTGCCTGGCTGGCCGGCAAGCTCAAGGGCAAGAACCGTATAGCTGCCCTGGCGCAGATCGCCGAAGGCGCACCGATGGTGGTCGGCACCCACGCGTTGTTCCAGGACGAAGTGCAATTCAAGAACCTGGCGCTGGCGATCATCGACGAACAGCACCGCTTCGGCGTGCAACAGCGCCTGGCCCTGCGGCAGAAAGGCGTGGGCGGACGGATGTGTCCTCATCAATTGATCATGACCGCCACGCCGATCCCGCGGACCCTGGCCATGAGCGCCTACGCCGACCTCGACACCTCGATCCTCGACGAGCTGCCCCCCGGCCGCACCCCGGTCAACACCGTGCTGGTCACCGACACCCGCCGAGTGGAAGTGATCGAGCGCGTGCGCAGCGCCTGTGCCGAAGGACGGCAGGCCTACTGGGTGTGCACGCTGATCGAAGAGTCGGAGGAGCTGACCTGCCAGGCCGCCGAAACCACCTATGAAGACCTCACCGCCGCCCTCGGCGAGTTGAAGGTCGGGCTGATCCACGGCCGCATGAAACCCGTCGAAAAAGCCGCGGTCATGGCCGAGTTCAAGGCCGGCGCCCTGCAGCTGCTGGTCGCCACCACGGTGATCGAGGTCGGGGTCGATGTACCTAATGCCAGCCTGATGATCATTGAGAACCCCGAGCGGCTGGGCCTGGCGCAGTTGCATCAGTTGCGCGGGCGCGTGGGTCGGGGCAGCGCCGCCAGCCATTGCGTCTTGCTGTATCACCCGCCGCTGTCGCAGATCGGCCGCCAGCGGCTGGGCATCATGCGCGAAACCAACGACGGCTTCGTCATCGCCGAAAAAGACCTCGAACTGCGCGGCCCCGGTGAAATGCTCGGCACACGCCAGACCGGTCTGCTTCAATTCAAGGTAGCCGACCTGATGCGCGACGCCGATCTGCTCCCCGCCGTACGCGACGCCGCCCAGGCTTTGCTGGAACGCTGGCCCGACCACGTTAGCCCGCTGCTGGATCGCTGGCTGCGTCATGGACAGCAATATGGCCAAGTGTGA
- a CDS encoding hydrogen peroxide-inducible genes activator encodes MTLTELRYIVTLAQEQHFGHAAERCHVSQPTLSVGVKKLEDELGVLIFERSKSAVRLTPVGEGIVAQAQKVLEQAQGIRELAQAGKNQLTAPLKVGAIYTVGPYLFPHLIPQLHRVAPQMPLYIEENFTHVLRDKLRNGELDAIIIALPFNEADVLTLPLYDEPFYVLMPAQHPWTQKKTIDAALLNDKSLLLLGEGHCFRDQVLEACPTLTKGSEGAKHTTVESSSLETIRHMVASGLGISILPLSAVDSHHYAPGVIEVRPLTPPVPFRTVAIAWRASFPRPKAIEILADSIRLCSVAKPPTAK; translated from the coding sequence ATGACCCTCACAGAATTACGCTACATCGTCACCCTCGCCCAAGAACAGCATTTCGGCCATGCGGCCGAGCGTTGTCATGTCAGCCAGCCGACGCTGTCGGTGGGTGTGAAAAAGCTTGAAGACGAGCTCGGTGTGCTGATTTTCGAGCGCAGCAAAAGCGCCGTGCGCCTGACCCCGGTCGGCGAAGGTATCGTTGCCCAGGCGCAAAAAGTCCTGGAACAAGCCCAAGGCATCCGCGAACTGGCTCAGGCCGGCAAGAACCAGCTGACCGCCCCGTTGAAAGTCGGTGCGATCTACACCGTCGGCCCGTACCTGTTCCCGCACCTGATTCCGCAATTGCACCGGGTTGCCCCGCAGATGCCGTTGTACATCGAAGAAAACTTCACCCATGTGCTGCGTGACAAACTGCGCAACGGCGAGCTGGACGCGATCATCATCGCCCTGCCGTTCAACGAAGCCGACGTCCTGACCCTGCCGCTCTACGACGAGCCGTTCTACGTCCTGATGCCGGCCCAGCACCCCTGGACCCAGAAAAAAACCATCGACGCCGCCCTGCTCAACGACAAGAGCCTGCTGCTGCTCGGCGAAGGCCATTGCTTCCGCGACCAGGTGCTCGAAGCCTGTCCGACCCTGACCAAGGGCAGCGAAGGCGCCAAGCACACCACGGTGGAATCCAGCTCCCTGGAGACCATCCGCCACATGGTCGCCTCAGGCCTGGGCATTTCGATCCTGCCGCTGTCGGCGGTGGACAGCCATCACTACGCCCCTGGCGTGATCGAAGTCCGCCCGCTGACGCCGCCCGTGCCGTTCCGCACCGTGGCCATCGCCTGGCGCGCCAGCTTCCCGCGGCCCAAGGCCATCGAGATCCTCGCTGACTCGATCCGCCTGTGTTCCGTGGCCAAGCCGCCCACTGCCAAGTAA
- the tagQ gene encoding type VI secretion system-associated lipoprotein TagQ produces the protein MLFSRKPFASGSKRHLLMVAVGFSTVLTGCATSPTSKVASSTKVEYYPNCYEPVQHLRSTEGNMTKSVVTGAAVGAVGGALLGALTADKEDRGRNAAIGAAGGALAGGAAGYYTERQKQIADDNQRIASYATDVNKSVSDIDRSTAYAKTSQQCYQNAFSKLVADRKAKTVNDTEGRKRLAEIVSGLKESNDLIVAVNGKASEDLNNYTQAYEKDLQQVGVQRTDVVTVATADTTPVVAQTSTKKKNKIVQPAKKKDLPVVPKEAVTTEKTLQTAKVKQDESKQVASAGTTQVNSMCKNPDLGDWAPVPCPNV, from the coding sequence ATGCTTTTCTCCCGTAAACCTTTTGCTTCGGGTTCCAAGCGTCACTTGCTGATGGTCGCTGTCGGCTTCAGCACCGTACTGACCGGCTGCGCCACGTCGCCGACTTCCAAGGTCGCCTCGAGCACCAAGGTCGAGTACTACCCTAACTGCTACGAGCCGGTGCAGCACCTGCGCTCCACCGAAGGCAACATGACCAAGTCGGTTGTCACCGGCGCGGCCGTCGGCGCGGTCGGCGGTGCGCTGCTGGGCGCCCTGACCGCCGACAAGGAAGACCGTGGTCGCAACGCCGCCATCGGTGCTGCGGGCGGCGCCCTGGCCGGTGGTGCCGCCGGTTACTACACCGAGCGCCAGAAGCAGATCGCCGATGACAACCAGCGCATCGCTTCCTACGCTACCGACGTCAACAAAAGCGTCTCCGACATCGACCGCAGCACCGCCTACGCGAAGACTTCGCAGCAGTGCTACCAGAATGCGTTCAGCAAACTGGTTGCCGACCGCAAGGCCAAGACCGTCAACGATACTGAAGGCCGCAAGCGCCTGGCAGAAATCGTCTCCGGCCTGAAAGAGTCGAACGACCTGATTGTCGCGGTCAACGGCAAGGCCTCGGAAGATCTGAACAACTACACCCAGGCCTATGAGAAAGACCTGCAGCAGGTGGGTGTGCAGCGTACTGATGTGGTGACCGTGGCCACTGCTGACACCACGCCGGTCGTGGCTCAGACCAGCACCAAGAAAAAGAACAAGATCGTACAACCGGCCAAGAAGAAAGACCTGCCAGTGGTGCCGAAAGAGGCGGTGACCACTGAGAAAACCCTGCAGACCGCCAAGGTGAAGCAGGATGAAAGCAAGCAGGTTGCCAGTGCCGGTACCACTCAGGTCAACAGCATGTGCAAAAACCCGGACCTGGGCGACTGGGCACCGGTTCCTTGCCCGAATGTTTGA
- a CDS encoding FtsX-like permease family protein, whose amino-acid sequence MRRALVASLAWQDYRNDAWLSACSVLALVAVVAPLLVLFGLKFGLVSSLTERLQNDPATREIIPLGGGRFSAEFIEQLAQRSDVAFALPRTRQIAATADLSSDAAAVTVEMIPTAANDPLLDRLPVPQGLDQVVLSQTAAEKLGAKAGDWLQASFGRQVAGRSEAQRTRVQVSHVLPLEAFARDGLFAPLALLETAEDYRDGRAVPAFGWPGDAVGVSGQRVYPAFRLYARRLSDVEPLRQYFAGQNLLVSTQAQTIAQVQSLSRNLSIVFWIIAGLALAGAFAAIFAGALAAVERKRRELSVLRLLGVSTAALLLFVVLQALYSATFAALLSAGLYGLAQSGLNHLFAQMPGEYASHLLVRHYTLALLAVLGVSAVAAACGGWRVARIQACEGIRDV is encoded by the coding sequence ATGCGCCGCGCGCTGGTGGCTTCCTTGGCCTGGCAGGATTACCGCAACGATGCCTGGCTGTCGGCCTGCTCGGTGCTGGCGCTGGTGGCGGTGGTGGCGCCGTTGCTGGTGTTGTTCGGCCTGAAATTCGGCCTGGTCAGCAGCCTCACCGAACGCCTGCAGAACGATCCGGCCACCCGGGAAATCATTCCCTTGGGCGGTGGCCGCTTCAGTGCCGAATTCATCGAGCAATTGGCCCAGCGCAGCGACGTGGCCTTCGCCTTGCCGCGTACCCGGCAAATCGCCGCGACCGCCGATTTGAGCAGCGACGCGGCGGCCGTCACCGTGGAAATGATCCCCACGGCAGCCAACGATCCCTTGCTCGACCGCCTGCCCGTGCCCCAAGGCCTGGATCAAGTGGTGCTCAGCCAGACCGCCGCTGAAAAGCTCGGCGCCAAGGCGGGCGATTGGTTGCAGGCCAGCTTCGGCCGCCAGGTGGCCGGTCGCAGCGAGGCGCAGCGCACGCGGGTTCAGGTGTCGCACGTGCTGCCACTGGAAGCCTTTGCCCGGGACGGTTTGTTCGCGCCGCTGGCCTTGCTGGAGACGGCGGAGGATTACCGCGACGGCCGTGCCGTGCCCGCGTTCGGTTGGCCGGGTGATGCGGTGGGCGTGAGTGGGCAGCGGGTGTATCCGGCGTTTCGCTTGTACGCGCGCCGCCTCAGTGACGTCGAGCCGCTGCGGCAGTATTTCGCTGGGCAGAATTTGTTGGTGTCGACCCAAGCCCAGACCATCGCACAAGTGCAATCGTTGAGCCGCAACCTGTCGATTGTGTTCTGGATCATCGCTGGGCTGGCCTTGGCCGGAGCGTTCGCGGCGATTTTTGCCGGCGCCCTGGCCGCGGTCGAGCGCAAGCGCCGGGAGCTGTCGGTGTTGCGCCTGCTGGGGGTTTCCACGGCGGCGCTGTTGTTGTTCGTGGTGTTGCAGGCGCTCTACAGCGCCACCTTTGCGGCCTTGCTCAGTGCCGGTCTGTATGGCCTGGCGCAGTCGGGCCTGAATCATTTATTTGCGCAGATGCCGGGCGAGTACGCCAGCCATCTGCTCGTGCGTCACTACACCTTGGCCTTGCTGGCCGTGCTCGGCGTCAGTGCCGTGGCGGCAGCGTGTGGCGGCTGGCGAGTGGCGCGCATCCAGGCCTGTGAAGGAATTCGCGATGTATAA